A part of Drosophila bipectinata strain 14024-0381.07 chromosome 3L, DbipHiC1v2, whole genome shotgun sequence genomic DNA contains:
- the Cp16 gene encoding chorion protein S16 produces the protein MSSSALYLLVATCCIATIVSANRPGYGHGPSHGPSYGASYGDVVKAAETAEAQASALTNAAGAAASAAKLDGADWYALNRYGWEQGRPLLAKRYGPLDKLYAAALPPRSFVAEIDPTFKKSHYGGGYGYGEGVKLNTESKLAVVAV, from the exons ATGTCCAGCTCCGCCCTCTACCTGTTGGTTGCCACCTGCTGCATCGCCACCATTGTCTCCGCCAACCGTCCCGGCTATGGCCACGGTCCCAGCCACGGTCCCAGCTACGGTGCCAGCTACGGAGATGTGGTTAAGGCCGCCGAGACCGCTGAGGCTCAGGCCTCTGCTCTGACCAATGCCGCCGGAGCAGCTGCCTCCGCCGCCAAGTTGGACGGTGCTGACTGGTATGCCCTCAACCGTTATGGATGGGAGCAGGGCAGGCCCCTGTTGGCCAAGCGTTATGGTCCTCTGGACAAGCTCTACGCCGCTGCTCTGCCACCACGCTCTTTCGTGGCTGAGATCGACCCAA CTTTCAAGAAGAGCCACTACGGAGGCGGATATGGTTATGGTGAGGGTGTGAAGCTCAACACCGAGTCCAAACTGGCGGTCGTTGCCGTCTAA
- the Cp19 gene encoding chorion protein S19, protein MNKFATLAILLCACLVGTCHGNYGGYGGHGHGGHGGYGQESSNGAASAASSSAAASGNEGRRGYERPVEIIAGGPRGGYGQSHEILRPIHLGGGYGGGYGGERRGPIQSGGYGGHGHNNNYHRGGYGPRWTVQPAGATLLYPGQNNYRAYVSPPEYSKVILPIRPAAPVAKLFVPENEYGQQGGYRQEGGYRQEGPRGY, encoded by the exons ATGAACAAGTTCGCT ACCCTGGCGATTCTGCTGTGTGCCTGCCTGGTCGGCACCTGCCACGGAAACTACGGAGGCTACGGCGGACACGGACACGGAGGTCATGGTGGATACGGCCAGGAGAGCTCCAACGGAGCTGCCTCCGCCGCCAGCTCTTCGGCTGCTGCCAGTGGAAACGAGGGACGTCGCGGCTATGAGCGCCCCGTGGAGATCATTGCCGGCGGACCCCGTGGTGGTTATGGACAGAGCCACGAGATCCTGAGGCCCATCCACCTGGGCGGCGGCTATGGCGGCGGTTATGGCGGTGAGCGTCGTGGTCCCATCCAGTCCGGCGGATATGGAGGCCATGgacacaacaacaactaccaCCGTGGAGGCTATGGCCCCCGTTGGACTGTCCAGCCTGCCGGCGCCACTCTGCTGTACCCCGGCCAGAACAACTACCGTGCCTACGTCTCTCCCCCAGAGTACAGCAAGGTGATCCTGCCCATCCGTCCCGCCGCCCCTGTGGCCAAGCTTTTCGTGCCCGAGAACGAGTACGGACAGCAGGGTGGTTACCGTCAGGAGGGTGGTTACCGTCAGGAGGGTCCCCGCGGTTACTAG
- the Cp15 gene encoding chorion protein S15 codes for MKYLFVCVSLALFAYINASPYGGHGGYGGGYGGQEVAYESIRGGYGGYNQGGYKPEYRPLVARGEQPRAAAAAASAAAAVNQGSYRQFVVPSYEVDGGYNGPSHGGYGRGGY; via the exons ATGAAGTACCTG TTCGTTTGCGTCAGCCTTGCCCTCTTCGCCTACATCAACGCCAGCCCCTATGGCGGTCATGGTGGATACGGTGGTGGATACGGCGGACAGGAGGTGGCCTACGAGTCGATCCGTGGCGGATATGGCGGCTACAACCAAGGTGGATACAAGCCCGAATACCGTCCTCTGGTCGCCCGTGGTGAGCAGCCCcgtgccgccgccgccgctgcttctgccgctgctgccgtGAACCAGGGAAGCTACCGCCAGTTCGTCGTTCCCAGCTACGAGGTCGATGGTGGATACAACGGCCCCAGCCACGGTGGCTATGGACGCGGCGGATACTAA
- the Cp18 gene encoding chorion protein S18 — protein sequence MMKFMCICICAIAAASASPYGGNRGGYGGAPVGGYAYQVQPALTVKAIIPSYGGGYGGNQGGYGGSYESAPLASAYSGANVGSGYSGSGYGGAPPVDRQAIALAKLALAAPSAGQPLLWKEAPRYVQREYAPSVYNHKQEYGHGDEAQGASAAAASSSVAAGKKGYKKHGY from the exons ATGATGAAGTTCATG tgcatttgcatttgcgcCATCGCTGCTGCTTCGGCGAGTCCTTATGGCGGAAACCGCGGAGGATACGGTGGCGCCCCGGTGGGCGGCTACGCCTACCAGGTGCAGCCTGCTTTGACCGTTAAGGCCATCATCCCCTCGTACGGAGGCGGCTATGGCGGAAACCAAGGAGGATATGGCGGTAGCTACGAGTCGGCTCCTCTTGCCTCGGCTTACAGCGGCGCCAATGTTGGATCTGGCTACTCCGGCTCTGGATATGGTGGTGCTCCTCCAGTCGATCGTCAGGCTATTGCCCTGGCCAAGCTCGCTCTTGCTGCTCCCTCTGCCGGACAGCCGCTACTCTGGAAGGAGGCTCCTCGCTACGTCCAGCGCGAGTACGCTCCCAGCGTGTACAACCACAAGCAAGAGTACGGACACGGTGATGAGGCCCAGGGTGCCTCCGCCGCTGCCGCCTCCAGCTCTGTGGCTGCCGGCAAGAAGGGCTACAAGAAGCACGGCTACTAA
- the LOC108124753 gene encoding uncharacterized protein, whose translation MESLRCKILQTAVLLVLVVLQIGAEHLGSEDCGCGRRG comes from the exons ATGGAGAGTCTGCGCTGCAAG ATCCTACAGACGGCtgtgctgctggtgctggttgTATTGCAGATCGGAGCGGAGCATCTGGGAAGCGAAGACTGCGGGTGCGGGAGGCGAGGATGA